One window from the genome of Nocardioides panaciterrulae encodes:
- a CDS encoding adenylate/guanylate cyclase domain-containing protein, translating to MNPRAAEGDGRFGDVPSDVYGRGASDGPGGADQPVELPDLADALVVVEDFLLGDQPSLTRLQVAERAGVSLAVAEQMWRLLGFPNQDDDSVAFTPADVEALRLAQDLTELGILGPDSQAALVRTWGRSFARLAEWQTSLLADVAVEGPDPQQRLTELAGSVLPRVEKLQSYVWRRHLASATSRMLTVDSTGSSVTQQAVCFVDIVGYTSQSKNLTERELVDWLEPFEDAATGLVVDHGGRIIKTIGDEVLFVADDAAAAADVALAMTARGADPEDRLPQVRAGLAYGEVVSRLGDVFGPTVNVAARLTSVARPGTVLVDRGAYEALSGRVGDDESAGPDDEGADSAYSFRRTRRTPVKGYSRLQPWVLRRR from the coding sequence GTGAATCCCCGGGCGGCCGAGGGGGACGGCCGGTTCGGCGACGTTCCGAGCGACGTTTACGGCCGCGGGGCGAGCGACGGGCCCGGCGGCGCGGATCAGCCCGTCGAGCTGCCCGACCTCGCCGACGCGCTGGTGGTCGTGGAGGACTTCCTGCTCGGCGATCAGCCCAGTCTGACCCGGCTGCAGGTTGCCGAGCGCGCGGGGGTATCGCTGGCGGTGGCCGAGCAGATGTGGCGGCTGCTGGGCTTCCCCAACCAGGACGACGACAGCGTCGCGTTCACGCCGGCCGACGTCGAGGCGCTGCGGCTCGCGCAGGACCTGACGGAGCTGGGCATCCTCGGTCCCGACTCGCAGGCCGCGCTGGTGCGCACCTGGGGGCGCAGCTTCGCTCGGCTCGCCGAGTGGCAGACCAGTCTGCTCGCCGACGTGGCGGTCGAGGGGCCGGACCCGCAGCAGCGGCTCACCGAGCTCGCCGGCTCGGTGCTGCCCCGCGTGGAGAAGCTCCAGAGCTACGTGTGGCGCCGCCACCTGGCCAGTGCGACCAGCCGGATGCTCACCGTCGACTCCACCGGCTCCTCGGTCACCCAGCAGGCGGTCTGCTTCGTCGACATCGTCGGCTACACCTCGCAGAGCAAGAACCTCACCGAGCGCGAGCTGGTCGACTGGCTCGAGCCCTTCGAGGACGCGGCGACCGGGCTGGTCGTCGACCACGGCGGCCGGATCATCAAGACCATCGGCGACGAGGTGCTGTTCGTCGCCGATGACGCCGCCGCGGCCGCCGACGTCGCGCTGGCGATGACCGCGCGGGGAGCCGATCCGGAGGACCGGCTGCCGCAGGTGCGCGCCGGCCTCGCCTACGGCGAGGTCGTGAGCCGGCTCGGCGACGTCTTCGGGCCCACCGTCAACGTCGCGGCCCGGCTGACCTCCGTGGCCCGGCCCGGCACGGTGCTCGTCGACCGAGGCGCCTACGAGGCGCTCTCGGGCCGGGTCGGGGACGACGAGTCGGCCGGGCCCGACGACGAGGGCGCGGACTCGGCGTACTCCTTCCGGCGGACGCGGCGCACCCCGGTCAAGGGCTACTCCCGGCTCCAGCCCTGGGTGTTGCGCCGCCGCTGA